One window from the genome of Sulfuricaulis sp. encodes:
- a CDS encoding CopD family protein gives MPVAITLHVLSVVIWVGGMFFAYVALRPVAASLLEPPLRLPLWSKTFARFFPWVWAAVILLPASGYWIIFATFEGMQNVGLHVHIMQVIGIAMILIYLHVFFAPYQRMNRAISAGDFPTAGKQLAVIRRMVGINLILGLITTIFATGGAYWLGNVRLF, from the coding sequence ATGCCGGTTGCCATCACGCTTCATGTTCTTTCCGTCGTAATCTGGGTCGGCGGGATGTTTTTCGCCTACGTGGCGCTGCGCCCGGTGGCGGCCAGTCTGCTGGAACCGCCGCTGCGTCTGCCGCTGTGGTCAAAAACCTTCGCGCGCTTCTTCCCCTGGGTCTGGGCCGCGGTGATACTGCTGCCGGCCAGCGGTTACTGGATAATTTTCGCCACCTTTGAAGGCATGCAGAATGTCGGTCTGCACGTACATATCATGCAGGTCATCGGGATTGCCATGATCCTCATCTATCTCCATGTGTTTTTCGCGCCCTACCAGCGAATGAACCGCGCGATCTCCGCGGGTGATTTCCCAACCGCCGGCAAACAGCTGGCCGTGATACGCCGGATGGTCGGCATCAATCTGATTCTGGGTCTGATCACCACCATCTTTGCCACCGGCGGTGCCTACTGGCTAGGCAACGTCCGGCTCTTCTAA
- a CDS encoding phosphotransferase, whose product MASLQELSLQELCTRVTKTFRHGGGSRPEVILVRLNGEEAVLKDFSKSDPWFRRVVGPLSARREARALEQLAGARGVPRLLRRVGPDALLLEYIPGTSVREVPPGGLTPQFFERFYRLVDRLHEYGVAHCDLRSQGNILVGADGEPHVVDFAANFKRPRSWNFPARWMYAKLCEADRVAVARLKKSHAPKLLTEAENLSLARDRKTWLERTARFIGKSVRNVSRWLLTKQG is encoded by the coding sequence ATGGCATCGCTACAAGAGCTTTCACTGCAGGAACTCTGCACCCGCGTGACAAAAACCTTCCGGCATGGCGGAGGTTCACGTCCCGAGGTGATACTGGTCAGGTTGAATGGCGAGGAAGCCGTGCTGAAAGATTTCAGTAAATCCGATCCGTGGTTCCGGCGCGTGGTGGGGCCGCTGTCGGCGCGGCGCGAGGCGCGCGCACTCGAGCAACTGGCAGGAGCGCGTGGTGTTCCGCGCCTGCTGCGCCGGGTCGGTCCCGATGCGCTGTTACTCGAATACATTCCCGGCACCAGCGTGCGCGAGGTGCCACCCGGTGGGTTGACGCCACAATTCTTCGAGCGGTTTTACCGTCTGGTGGACCGCCTGCATGAATATGGCGTGGCGCACTGCGACCTGCGCAGTCAGGGCAACATCCTGGTCGGTGCCGACGGCGAGCCGCACGTGGTGGATTTTGCCGCAAATTTCAAACGTCCGCGTTCCTGGAATTTTCCGGCCCGGTGGATGTACGCCAAACTCTGCGAGGCTGATCGGGTGGCCGTGGCGCGCCTCAAGAAAAGCCATGCACCGAAATTGCTCACCGAGGCGGAAAATCTTTCGCTCGCTCGCGACCGCAAGACCTGGTTGGAGCGGACGGCGCGCTTCATCGGCAAGAGTGTGCGCAATGTCAGCCGTTGGCTTTTGACGAAGCAGGGCTAG
- the rpe gene encoding ribulose-phosphate 3-epimerase, with the protein MRDYKIAPSILSADFARLGEEVTSVLASGTDIVHFDVMDNHYVPNLTIGPLVCEALRKHGVKADIDVHLMVKPVDRIIPDFAKAGATYITFHPEGTEHVDRSLQLVRDSGCKSGLVFNPATPLDYLKHVMDKVDMILLMSVNPGFGGQSFIKATLDKLREARKLIDASGRKIRLEIDGGVKVDNIREIAEAGADTFVAGSAIFSAGKSGDKNHYNSVVKAMRDELAKAKV; encoded by the coding sequence ATGCGTGATTATAAAATTGCCCCCTCCATCCTGTCGGCTGACTTTGCCCGTTTGGGAGAGGAAGTCACAAGCGTGCTCGCTTCCGGCACCGACATTGTTCACTTCGACGTGATGGACAACCATTATGTTCCGAACCTGACCATTGGCCCGCTGGTGTGCGAGGCGCTGCGCAAGCATGGCGTGAAGGCCGATATTGACGTGCATCTGATGGTGAAACCGGTGGATCGTATTATCCCGGACTTCGCCAAGGCCGGCGCCACGTATATTACGTTTCATCCGGAAGGTACCGAGCATGTCGACCGCAGTCTGCAGCTGGTGCGCGATTCGGGCTGCAAGTCAGGTCTGGTGTTCAACCCGGCCACCCCGCTCGATTACCTGAAACATGTAATGGATAAAGTGGACATGATTTTGCTCATGTCGGTGAATCCGGGTTTCGGCGGCCAAAGCTTCATCAAGGCGACGCTCGACAAGCTGCGCGAGGCAAGAAAATTGATCGACGCCTCGGGGCGCAAGATCCGCCTGGAGATTGATGGCGGCGTGAAAGTGGACAACATCCGCGAAATCGCCGAGGCCGGCGCCGACACCTTCGTGGCCGGTTCCGCGATTTTCAGCGCTGGCAAGTCCGGTGACAAGAATCACTACAATTCAGTCGTGAAGGCGATGCGCGACGAACTCGCCAAGGCCAAAGTGTAA
- a CDS encoding phosphoglycolate phosphatase, with amino-acid sequence MPNTARNAMSFPLAVKMVMIDLDGTLIDTVPDLAAAANRMLADLGRKPWDEKHYRTWIGNGVPRFVKRALTGEMQAEPDPELFEQALEPFRQHYGEAVSELSRPYPGVVEALEKFSEQGYSLACITNKAEAFTLPLLKNLELHKYFKLVLSGDSLPKQKPDPLPLLHACRHFDIDTTHGVLVGDSSNDVHAARAAGMPVICVTYGYNHGHDIRQSLPDVVVDSLNEVPQYLRLYI; translated from the coding sequence ATGCCGAACACGGCACGCAATGCGATGTCTTTCCCTCTGGCCGTGAAGATGGTCATGATCGACCTCGACGGCACTCTGATTGACACGGTGCCGGACCTGGCCGCGGCAGCGAACCGCATGCTCGCCGATCTGGGACGAAAGCCCTGGGATGAAAAGCACTATCGCACCTGGATTGGCAACGGCGTGCCGCGTTTCGTGAAGCGTGCGCTCACCGGCGAGATGCAGGCCGAGCCCGATCCGGAACTTTTCGAACAGGCGCTCGAACCTTTCCGCCAGCATTATGGCGAGGCCGTGTCGGAACTGAGTCGTCCCTATCCCGGAGTGGTTGAGGCTCTTGAAAAGTTTTCTGAGCAGGGGTATTCGCTGGCCTGTATCACCAACAAGGCCGAGGCGTTCACGTTGCCGCTGCTGAAGAATCTCGAGCTCCACAAGTACTTCAAGCTGGTATTGTCCGGGGACAGCCTCCCGAAGCAAAAGCCTGATCCCCTGCCGTTACTGCATGCCTGCCGGCATTTCGACATTGATACCACACACGGGGTGCTGGTCGGGGATTCGAGCAACGACGTTCACGCGGCGCGGGCGGCGGGCATGCCTGTCATTTGCGTGACGTATGGCTATAATCACGGACACGATATCCGTCAGTCTCTGCCCGACGTCGTGGTGGATTCACTGAATGAAGTGCCGCAATATTTGCGGCTTTACATATAA
- the trpE gene encoding anthranilate synthase component I: MPLSKKEFDKYASQGFNRIPLMREVLADLDTPLSIYLKLARGPYSYLFESVQGGEKWGRYSIIGLPARTLLRISGNEVTVEKDGKVIKREMATDPLETVRRFRAEYTVPEIHGLPRFTGGLVGYFGYETIRYVEPRLGKMAKPDAIGAPDILLTVSDEVVVFDNLQGRLYVVIHVNPAIADAYTKANDRLDELVAGLSQSIPRAVAPENNKAVAEADFISGFTQQGFEKAVERSLEYIRGGDIMQVVLSQRLAIPFVAAPLDLYRALRTLNPSPYMYFMDLKDFHIVGSSPEILVRLEDGLVTVRPIAGTRLRGATETEDQALEKELLADPKERAEHIMLVDLGRNDVGRVARVGSVRVSDKIVIERYSHVMHIVSNVTGELKPGLDAIDVLRATFPAGTVSGAPKVRAMEIIEQLEPTRRGIYSGAVGYIGWNGNMDTAIAIRTAVIRDKTLYIQAGAGIVADSIPVREWEETMNKARAIFRAVEMVSAGLKSKAAEY, encoded by the coding sequence ATGCCGCTAAGCAAAAAAGAATTCGATAAATACGCTTCTCAAGGTTTCAACCGCATTCCCCTGATGCGCGAGGTCCTGGCTGACCTCGACACCCCCTTAAGCATTTACCTCAAGCTCGCACGCGGGCCGTATTCGTATTTGTTCGAATCGGTCCAGGGCGGCGAAAAGTGGGGCCGTTACTCCATCATCGGGCTCCCCGCGCGCACCTTGTTGCGCATTTCCGGCAACGAAGTGACCGTCGAAAAAGACGGCAAGGTTATTAAACGCGAGATGGCGACCGATCCGCTTGAGACCGTGCGCCGGTTCCGGGCGGAATATACCGTTCCTGAAATCCACGGGCTGCCGCGCTTTACCGGCGGACTCGTCGGTTATTTTGGTTACGAAACTATACGCTATGTAGAACCGCGTCTGGGGAAGATGGCCAAGCCCGACGCCATCGGCGCGCCTGACATTCTGCTCACGGTTTCGGATGAAGTCGTCGTGTTCGACAACTTGCAGGGGCGGCTCTATGTCGTGATCCATGTAAATCCGGCCATTGCCGATGCCTACACCAAGGCCAACGACCGCCTGGATGAACTGGTGGCGGGCTTGAGCCAGTCCATCCCGCGGGCCGTGGCGCCGGAGAATAACAAGGCGGTGGCAGAAGCCGATTTTATTTCGGGCTTCACACAGCAGGGATTCGAGAAGGCGGTCGAACGTTCGCTCGAATACATCCGTGGCGGTGACATCATGCAGGTGGTGCTGTCACAGCGCCTGGCGATACCTTTCGTTGCCGCGCCGCTCGATCTCTACCGCGCGTTGCGTACGCTTAATCCCTCGCCGTACATGTATTTCATGGACCTGAAGGATTTCCATATTGTCGGTTCCTCGCCGGAAATTCTCGTGCGCCTGGAAGACGGGCTGGTCACCGTGCGACCCATCGCCGGCACGCGCCTACGGGGCGCGACCGAGACCGAGGACCAGGCGCTGGAAAAGGAATTGTTGGCGGATCCCAAGGAGCGTGCCGAGCACATCATGCTGGTGGACTTGGGGCGCAATGATGTCGGGCGGGTGGCCAGGGTGGGAAGCGTGCGAGTGTCGGACAAAATTGTCATCGAGCGTTACTCGCATGTCATGCATATCGTCTCCAACGTTACGGGCGAGCTGAAACCCGGACTGGACGCGATCGACGTGTTGCGCGCCACCTTCCCGGCTGGCACGGTGAGTGGAGCGCCCAAGGTGCGCGCCATGGAGATCATCGAGCAACTCGAACCGACGCGTCGCGGGATTTATTCCGGTGCGGTCGGCTACATCGGCTGGAACGGTAACATGGATACGGCGATTGCGATCCGCACCGCCGTGATCAGGGATAAAACGCTTTATATCCAGGCCGGCGCCGGTATTGTCGCTGACTCCATTCCAGTTAGAGAATGGGAAGAAACTATGAACAAAGCGCGTGCGATATTCCGAGCCGTGGAAATGGTTTCGGCAGGCTTGAAGAGTAAGGCGGCGGAGTACTGA
- a CDS encoding aminodeoxychorismate/anthranilate synthase component II gives MLLMIDNYDSFTYNLVQYLGELGEDVRVYRNDQITVPEIEKLKPDHIVISPGPCTPNEAGVSVETILKLGGKFPILGVCLGHQSIGQAYGGKIVRAKQLMHGKTSMIKHENTGVFAGLPNPFVATRYHSLVIERGSMPKDLEVTAWTDDGEIMGVRHKSLPVEGVQFHPESILTQHGHDMLKNFLTQHSRGN, from the coding sequence ATGCTATTAATGATCGATAACTACGATTCCTTCACCTACAACCTGGTGCAGTACCTGGGCGAGTTGGGCGAGGACGTGCGGGTATACCGCAACGACCAGATCACGGTGCCGGAGATCGAAAAACTGAAACCGGATCACATCGTCATTTCACCGGGTCCCTGCACGCCTAATGAGGCGGGTGTGTCAGTGGAAACAATACTAAAACTGGGCGGCAAATTTCCTATTCTGGGTGTCTGCCTCGGACATCAGAGTATCGGTCAGGCCTATGGCGGCAAGATCGTGCGCGCGAAACAGCTCATGCACGGCAAAACCTCGATGATCAAACATGAAAACACTGGCGTGTTTGCCGGGCTGCCGAACCCGTTTGTGGCCACGCGGTATCATTCGCTGGTGATCGAACGTGGCAGCATGCCGAAGGACCTTGAGGTTACTGCCTGGACCGATGATGGCGAAATCATGGGTGTACGCCACAAGAGCTTGCCTGTCGAAGGCGTGCAGTTTCATCCGGAGTCCATATTGACGCAGCACGGACACGATATGCTCAAGAACTTTCTGACACAGCATTCCAGAGGAAACTGA